A genomic window from Enoplosus armatus isolate fEnoArm2 chromosome 20, fEnoArm2.hap1, whole genome shotgun sequence includes:
- the mta3 gene encoding metastasis-associated protein MTA3 isoform X1, with translation MAANMYRVGDYVFFENSSSNPYLIRRIEELNKTASGNVEAKVVCFYRRRDISHSLIQLADKHAKELEEEKESPTETDLTEKQKHQLRHRELFLSRQYESLPATHIRGKCSVALLNETEAVLSYLDKEDTFFYSLVYDPTQKTLLADKGEIRVGPRFQADVPEMLQEGEADDRDQSKLEEKLWDPECPLTNKQIDQFLVVARAVGTFARALDCSSSVRQPSLHMSAAAASRDITLFHAMDTLHCHNYDLSSALSVLVPAGGPVLCRDEMEEWSASEAAMFEEALEKYGKDFNDIRQDFLPWKSLTSIIEYYYMWKTTDRYVQQKRLKAAEAESKLKQVYIPTYNKPNPNQISMTNGKMATVNGAGPGAYHAAGGGRACESCYTMQSAQWYSWGPPNMQCRLCVSCWMYWKKYGGLKMPSRAEGPEERTSPSPASNEPRSRSHGPRQSNHMVPMRNSGSPKSSMKTKQAFLLQATRLTKLARHMCRDIIRLRRAARRPFVPINCGAIKAEYMLRVSEGQGTRLPKTRAAQRSTLTSVLQFLESRPAAHAPRSHRTPGLQTPPPRRLLSSLPHGPHGMLGKRSYHHHSRAEPDRRSGTHTETNPVQLLVVIKLYLIVFLKHNGRNSSSGNTRGGVMIRKRRPNWIDAPDDSFFLVTRETRRARRLLSRSQLRHACRQPCEQITLRRVSQGPPQGLVLAPPHPHPSLRMRGPIVIHD, from the exons GTTTCTACAGAAGGAGAGACATCTCCCACAGCCTCATCCAGCTCGCAGACAAACACGCAA AGGAGttggaagaggagaaggagagccCAACAGAGACAGACctaacagaaaaacagaaacaccagcTTCGCCACAGAGAGCTCTTCCTCTCCCGGCAGTATGAGAGTCTACCTGCGACACACATCAG GGGGAAGTGCAGTGTCGCATTATTGAATGAGACCGAAGCCGTTCTTTCATACCTTGACAAAGAG gATACGTTCTTCTACTCGCTGGTGTATGACCCAACACAGAAGACCCTTCTGGCCGACAAAGGAGAGATCAGAGTGGGACCGCGTTTTCAGGCAGACGTACCTGAAATGCTACAAGAGG GTGAGGCAGATGACAGGGACCAGTCCAAGCTAGAAGAGAAGCTGTGGGATCCAGAGTGTCCACTCACCAACAAACAGATAGACCAATTCCTAGTAGTGGCACG ggcGGTTGGGACCTTTGCTCGAGCATTGGACTGCAGCAGTTCAGTTAGACAGCCAAGCTTACACATGagtgcagctgcagcctcacGAGATATCACACTG TTCCATGCGATGGACACACTGCATTGTCATAATTACGACTTGTCCAGTGCGCTGAGTGTACTGGTCCCAGCGGGTGGCCCGGTGCTGTGCAGGGATGAGATGGAGGAGTGGAGCGCCTCGGAAGCCGCCATGTTTGAAGAGGCACTAGAGAAATACGGAAAAGACTTCAACGACATCCGACAAGacttt CTGCCATGGAAGTCTCTGACTAGTATCATAGAGTACTACTACATGTGGAAGACCACAGACAGATACGTGCAACAG AAGAGACTGaaggcagcagaggcagagagcaaaCTGAAGCAGGTTTATATCCCCACGTA taACAAGCCCAACCCCAACCAGATCTCAATGACCAATGGCAAGATGGCGACAGTGAACGGAGCGGGCCCCGGGGCCTACCATGCAGCAGGGGGGGGCAGAGCCTGCGAGAGCTGCTATA CCATGCAGTCGGCCCAGTGGTACTCATGGGGGCCTCCAAACATGCAGTGCCGCCTGTGCGTTTCCTGCTGGATGTACTGGAAGAAGTACGGAGGCCTGAAGATGCCAAGCAGAGCAGAGGGCCCAGAGGAGAGGACATCCCCGAGTCCAGCGAGCAAT GAGCCTCGCTCACGGAGTCACGGTCCTCGCCAGTCCAACCACATGGTGCCGATGCGAAACAGCGGCAGCCCCAAGTCCTCCATGAAGACCAAGCAGGCCTTCCTGCTGCAGGCCACCCGCCTCACCAAGCTGGCCCGGCACATGTGCCGTGACATCATCAGGCTGCGCCGTGCTGCGCGCCGGCCCTTTGTCCCCATTAACTGTGGGGCCATAAAGGCAGAGT ACATGTTAAGGGTGTCCGAAGGGCAGGGGACTCGCCTACCCAAAACCAGAGCCGCCCAAAGGAGCACTCTGACCAGTGTTCTGCAGTTTCTAG AGTCCCGTCCGGCAGCCCACGCCCCTCGCTCCCACCGCACCCCGGGCCTGCAGACGCCTCCCCCTCggcgcctcctctcctctctcccacacgGCCCCCACGGCATGCTGGGAAAACGCAGCTACCATCACCACAGCAGGGCTGAGCCAGACAGGCgctcaggtacacacacag aaactaatcCTGTACAACTGCTTGTTGtaataaaattgtatttaattgtcTTTTTGAAGCATAACGGccgcaacagcagcagtgggaacACCCGAGGCGGAGTGATGATCCGCAAGAGACGCCCCAACTGGATCGATGCCCCTGATGACAGCTTCTTCCTTGTCACCCGGGAGACCAG GAGGGCCAGACGGCTGCTGTCCCGCTCCCAGCTGAGGCACGCTTGCCGGCAGCCCTGCGAGCAGATCACCCTGCGCAGGGTCTCCCAGGGCCCGCCGCAGGGGCTCGTCCTTGCTCCTCCGCACCCTCACCCCAGCCTGAGGATGCGAGGCCCCATCGTCATCCACGACTGA
- the mta3 gene encoding metastasis-associated protein MTA3 isoform X4: MAANMYRVGDYVFFENSSSNPYLIRRIEELNKTASGNVEAKVVCFYRRRDISHSLIQLADKHAKELEEEKESPTETDLTEKQKHQLRHRELFLSRQYESLPATHIRGKCSVALLNETEAVLSYLDKEDTFFYSLVYDPTQKTLLADKGEIRVGPRFQADVPEMLQEGEADDRDQSKLEEKLWDPECPLTNKQIDQFLVVARAVGTFARALDCSSSVRQPSLHMSAAAASRDITLLPWKSLTSIIEYYYMWKTTDRYVQQKRLKAAEAESKLKQVYIPTNKPNPNQISMTNGKMATVNGAGPGAYHAAGGGRACESCYTMQSAQWYSWGPPNMQCRLCVSCWMYWKKYGGLKMPSRAEGPEERTSPSPASNEPRSRSHGPRQSNHMVPMRNSGSPKSSMKTKQAFLLQATRLTKLARHMCRDIIRLRRAARRPFVPINCGAIKAECKSSFNSS; the protein is encoded by the exons GTTTCTACAGAAGGAGAGACATCTCCCACAGCCTCATCCAGCTCGCAGACAAACACGCAA AGGAGttggaagaggagaaggagagccCAACAGAGACAGACctaacagaaaaacagaaacaccagcTTCGCCACAGAGAGCTCTTCCTCTCCCGGCAGTATGAGAGTCTACCTGCGACACACATCAG GGGGAAGTGCAGTGTCGCATTATTGAATGAGACCGAAGCCGTTCTTTCATACCTTGACAAAGAG gATACGTTCTTCTACTCGCTGGTGTATGACCCAACACAGAAGACCCTTCTGGCCGACAAAGGAGAGATCAGAGTGGGACCGCGTTTTCAGGCAGACGTACCTGAAATGCTACAAGAGG GTGAGGCAGATGACAGGGACCAGTCCAAGCTAGAAGAGAAGCTGTGGGATCCAGAGTGTCCACTCACCAACAAACAGATAGACCAATTCCTAGTAGTGGCACG ggcGGTTGGGACCTTTGCTCGAGCATTGGACTGCAGCAGTTCAGTTAGACAGCCAAGCTTACACATGagtgcagctgcagcctcacGAGATATCACACTG CTGCCATGGAAGTCTCTGACTAGTATCATAGAGTACTACTACATGTGGAAGACCACAGACAGATACGTGCAACAG AAGAGACTGaaggcagcagaggcagagagcaaaCTGAAGCAGGTTTATATCCCCAC taACAAGCCCAACCCCAACCAGATCTCAATGACCAATGGCAAGATGGCGACAGTGAACGGAGCGGGCCCCGGGGCCTACCATGCAGCAGGGGGGGGCAGAGCCTGCGAGAGCTGCTATA CCATGCAGTCGGCCCAGTGGTACTCATGGGGGCCTCCAAACATGCAGTGCCGCCTGTGCGTTTCCTGCTGGATGTACTGGAAGAAGTACGGAGGCCTGAAGATGCCAAGCAGAGCAGAGGGCCCAGAGGAGAGGACATCCCCGAGTCCAGCGAGCAAT GAGCCTCGCTCACGGAGTCACGGTCCTCGCCAGTCCAACCACATGGTGCCGATGCGAAACAGCGGCAGCCCCAAGTCCTCCATGAAGACCAAGCAGGCCTTCCTGCTGCAGGCCACCCGCCTCACCAAGCTGGCCCGGCACATGTGCCGTGACATCATCAGGCTGCGCCGTGCTGCGCGCCGGCCCTTTGTCCCCATTAACTGTGGGGCCATAAAGGCAGAGTGTAAGAGCTCTTTCAATTCCTCCTAA
- the mta3 gene encoding metastasis-associated protein MTA3 isoform X2, which translates to MAANMYRVGDYVFFENSSSNPYLIRRIEELNKTASGNVEAKVVCFYRRRDISHSLIQLADKHAKELEEEKESPTETDLTEKQKHQLRHRELFLSRQYESLPATHIRGKCSVALLNETEAVLSYLDKEDTFFYSLVYDPTQKTLLADKGEIRVGPRFQADVPEMLQEGEADDRDQSKLEEKLWDPECPLTNKQIDQFLVVARAVGTFARALDCSSSVRQPSLHMSAAAASRDITLFHAMDTLHCHNYDLSSALSVLVPAGGPVLCRDEMEEWSASEAAMFEEALEKYGKDFNDIRQDFLPWKSLTSIIEYYYMWKTTDRYVQQKRLKAAEAESKLKQVYIPTYNKPNPNQISMTNGKMATVNGAGPGAYHAAGGGRACESCYTMQSAQWYSWGPPNMQCRLCVSCWMYWKKYGGLKMPSRAEGPEERTSPSPASNEPRSRSHGPRQSNHMVPMRNSGSPKSSMKTKQAFLLQATRLTKLARHMCRDIIRLRRAARRPFVPINCGAIKAEYMLRVSEGQGTRLPKTRAAQRSTLTSVLQFLESRPAAHAPRSHRTPGLQTPPPRRLLSSLPHGPHGMLGKRSYHHHSRAEPDRRSENPGTTGVPLLHNGRNSSSGNTRGGVMIRKRRPNWIDAPDDSFFLVTRETRRARRLLSRSQLRHACRQPCEQITLRRVSQGPPQGLVLAPPHPHPSLRMRGPIVIHD; encoded by the exons GTTTCTACAGAAGGAGAGACATCTCCCACAGCCTCATCCAGCTCGCAGACAAACACGCAA AGGAGttggaagaggagaaggagagccCAACAGAGACAGACctaacagaaaaacagaaacaccagcTTCGCCACAGAGAGCTCTTCCTCTCCCGGCAGTATGAGAGTCTACCTGCGACACACATCAG GGGGAAGTGCAGTGTCGCATTATTGAATGAGACCGAAGCCGTTCTTTCATACCTTGACAAAGAG gATACGTTCTTCTACTCGCTGGTGTATGACCCAACACAGAAGACCCTTCTGGCCGACAAAGGAGAGATCAGAGTGGGACCGCGTTTTCAGGCAGACGTACCTGAAATGCTACAAGAGG GTGAGGCAGATGACAGGGACCAGTCCAAGCTAGAAGAGAAGCTGTGGGATCCAGAGTGTCCACTCACCAACAAACAGATAGACCAATTCCTAGTAGTGGCACG ggcGGTTGGGACCTTTGCTCGAGCATTGGACTGCAGCAGTTCAGTTAGACAGCCAAGCTTACACATGagtgcagctgcagcctcacGAGATATCACACTG TTCCATGCGATGGACACACTGCATTGTCATAATTACGACTTGTCCAGTGCGCTGAGTGTACTGGTCCCAGCGGGTGGCCCGGTGCTGTGCAGGGATGAGATGGAGGAGTGGAGCGCCTCGGAAGCCGCCATGTTTGAAGAGGCACTAGAGAAATACGGAAAAGACTTCAACGACATCCGACAAGacttt CTGCCATGGAAGTCTCTGACTAGTATCATAGAGTACTACTACATGTGGAAGACCACAGACAGATACGTGCAACAG AAGAGACTGaaggcagcagaggcagagagcaaaCTGAAGCAGGTTTATATCCCCACGTA taACAAGCCCAACCCCAACCAGATCTCAATGACCAATGGCAAGATGGCGACAGTGAACGGAGCGGGCCCCGGGGCCTACCATGCAGCAGGGGGGGGCAGAGCCTGCGAGAGCTGCTATA CCATGCAGTCGGCCCAGTGGTACTCATGGGGGCCTCCAAACATGCAGTGCCGCCTGTGCGTTTCCTGCTGGATGTACTGGAAGAAGTACGGAGGCCTGAAGATGCCAAGCAGAGCAGAGGGCCCAGAGGAGAGGACATCCCCGAGTCCAGCGAGCAAT GAGCCTCGCTCACGGAGTCACGGTCCTCGCCAGTCCAACCACATGGTGCCGATGCGAAACAGCGGCAGCCCCAAGTCCTCCATGAAGACCAAGCAGGCCTTCCTGCTGCAGGCCACCCGCCTCACCAAGCTGGCCCGGCACATGTGCCGTGACATCATCAGGCTGCGCCGTGCTGCGCGCCGGCCCTTTGTCCCCATTAACTGTGGGGCCATAAAGGCAGAGT ACATGTTAAGGGTGTCCGAAGGGCAGGGGACTCGCCTACCCAAAACCAGAGCCGCCCAAAGGAGCACTCTGACCAGTGTTCTGCAGTTTCTAG AGTCCCGTCCGGCAGCCCACGCCCCTCGCTCCCACCGCACCCCGGGCCTGCAGACGCCTCCCCCTCggcgcctcctctcctctctcccacacgGCCCCCACGGCATGCTGGGAAAACGCAGCTACCATCACCACAGCAGGGCTGAGCCAGACAGGCgctcag AGAACCCAGGTACAACAGGTGTACCCCTCCTG CATAACGGccgcaacagcagcagtgggaacACCCGAGGCGGAGTGATGATCCGCAAGAGACGCCCCAACTGGATCGATGCCCCTGATGACAGCTTCTTCCTTGTCACCCGGGAGACCAG GAGGGCCAGACGGCTGCTGTCCCGCTCCCAGCTGAGGCACGCTTGCCGGCAGCCCTGCGAGCAGATCACCCTGCGCAGGGTCTCCCAGGGCCCGCCGCAGGGGCTCGTCCTTGCTCCTCCGCACCCTCACCCCAGCCTGAGGATGCGAGGCCCCATCGTCATCCACGACTGA
- the mta3 gene encoding metastasis-associated protein MTA3 isoform X3 produces MAANMYRVGDYVFFENSSSNPYLIRRIEELNKTASGNVEAKVVCFYRRRDISHSLIQLADKHAKELEEEKESPTETDLTEKQKHQLRHRELFLSRQYESLPATHIRGKCSVALLNETEAVLSYLDKEDTFFYSLVYDPTQKTLLADKGEIRVGPRFQADVPEMLQEGEADDRDQSKLEEKLWDPECPLTNKQIDQFLVVARAVGTFARALDCSSSVRQPSLHMSAAAASRDITLFHAMDTLHCHNYDLSSALSVLVPAGGPVLCRDEMEEWSASEAAMFEEALEKYGKDFNDIRQDFLPWKSLTSIIEYYYMWKTTDRYVQQKRLKAAEAESKLKQVYIPTNKPNPNQISMTNGKMATVNGAGPGAYHAAGGGRACESCYTMQSAQWYSWGPPNMQCRLCVSCWMYWKKYGGLKMPSRAEGPEERTSPSPASNEPRSRSHGPRQSNHMVPMRNSGSPKSSMKTKQAFLLQATRLTKLARHMCRDIIRLRRAARRPFVPINCGAIKAECKSSFNSS; encoded by the exons GTTTCTACAGAAGGAGAGACATCTCCCACAGCCTCATCCAGCTCGCAGACAAACACGCAA AGGAGttggaagaggagaaggagagccCAACAGAGACAGACctaacagaaaaacagaaacaccagcTTCGCCACAGAGAGCTCTTCCTCTCCCGGCAGTATGAGAGTCTACCTGCGACACACATCAG GGGGAAGTGCAGTGTCGCATTATTGAATGAGACCGAAGCCGTTCTTTCATACCTTGACAAAGAG gATACGTTCTTCTACTCGCTGGTGTATGACCCAACACAGAAGACCCTTCTGGCCGACAAAGGAGAGATCAGAGTGGGACCGCGTTTTCAGGCAGACGTACCTGAAATGCTACAAGAGG GTGAGGCAGATGACAGGGACCAGTCCAAGCTAGAAGAGAAGCTGTGGGATCCAGAGTGTCCACTCACCAACAAACAGATAGACCAATTCCTAGTAGTGGCACG ggcGGTTGGGACCTTTGCTCGAGCATTGGACTGCAGCAGTTCAGTTAGACAGCCAAGCTTACACATGagtgcagctgcagcctcacGAGATATCACACTG TTCCATGCGATGGACACACTGCATTGTCATAATTACGACTTGTCCAGTGCGCTGAGTGTACTGGTCCCAGCGGGTGGCCCGGTGCTGTGCAGGGATGAGATGGAGGAGTGGAGCGCCTCGGAAGCCGCCATGTTTGAAGAGGCACTAGAGAAATACGGAAAAGACTTCAACGACATCCGACAAGacttt CTGCCATGGAAGTCTCTGACTAGTATCATAGAGTACTACTACATGTGGAAGACCACAGACAGATACGTGCAACAG AAGAGACTGaaggcagcagaggcagagagcaaaCTGAAGCAGGTTTATATCCCCAC taACAAGCCCAACCCCAACCAGATCTCAATGACCAATGGCAAGATGGCGACAGTGAACGGAGCGGGCCCCGGGGCCTACCATGCAGCAGGGGGGGGCAGAGCCTGCGAGAGCTGCTATA CCATGCAGTCGGCCCAGTGGTACTCATGGGGGCCTCCAAACATGCAGTGCCGCCTGTGCGTTTCCTGCTGGATGTACTGGAAGAAGTACGGAGGCCTGAAGATGCCAAGCAGAGCAGAGGGCCCAGAGGAGAGGACATCCCCGAGTCCAGCGAGCAAT GAGCCTCGCTCACGGAGTCACGGTCCTCGCCAGTCCAACCACATGGTGCCGATGCGAAACAGCGGCAGCCCCAAGTCCTCCATGAAGACCAAGCAGGCCTTCCTGCTGCAGGCCACCCGCCTCACCAAGCTGGCCCGGCACATGTGCCGTGACATCATCAGGCTGCGCCGTGCTGCGCGCCGGCCCTTTGTCCCCATTAACTGTGGGGCCATAAAGGCAGAGTGTAAGAGCTCTTTCAATTCCTCCTAA